A section of the Heterodontus francisci isolate sHetFra1 chromosome 7, sHetFra1.hap1, whole genome shotgun sequence genome encodes:
- the lypd6b gene encoding ly6/PLAUR domain-containing protein 6B: MILPDTMPITRHPTRVVLFQLLVLLVDRAFTRNVNFHNVRPPKSPTPFPNSFKCFTCNNALNNYECNRWAEDKWCPQHTEYCLTVHRFTSHGRSESVSKKCVSKEECHSVGCRHIRKFGHMECTSCCEGMICNIEVPTNHTNAVLVVKQHHRFSSSANNRVLSITRITVALLVVLLV; encoded by the exons ATGATATTACCAGATACGATGCCCATAACTCGTCATCCTACAAGAGTCGTCCTCTTCCAGCTCCTCGTCCTCCTAGTGGATCGTGCGTTTACCAGAAATGTCAACTTTCATAACGTGAGGCCACCAAAGTCTC CGACTCCATTTCCAAACAGCTTCAAGTGCTTTACTTGCAACAATGCATTGAACAATTATGAGTGTAACAGATGGGCTGAAGATAAATGGTGCCCTCAGC ATACAGAGTATTGCCTCACAGTCCACAGATTTACAAGCCATGGCAGGAGTGAATCAGTCTCAAAGAAATGTGTTTCAAAGGAGGAATGTCATTCAGTTGGCTGCCGTCACATCAGGAAGTTTGGTCATATG gagtGTACTTCCTGTTGTGAAGGGATGATCTGCAACATTGAAGTGCCAACGAACCACACAAATGCAGTGCTTGTAGTTAAACAACACCACAGGTTCTCTTCATCTGCCAACAATAGGGTGCTGAGTATAACCAGGATCACAGTAGCACTACTAGTTGTTCTCTTGGTATGA